A part of Ursus arctos isolate Adak ecotype North America chromosome X, UrsArc2.0, whole genome shotgun sequence genomic DNA contains:
- the LOC113249018 gene encoding GTP:AMP phosphotransferase AK3, mitochondrial-like: MLQGIETGVLAKTFTDQGKLIPDDVMTQLALCKLKNLTQYSWLLDGCPRTLQQAEALDRAYQIDTVINLKVTFEVIKQCLTAFWVHLASGQVDNMEFNPPKTVGIDDLTGEPLIQCEDDKPERVVKRLKAYEIQTEPVLEYYQKKVVLGCWNHSPEDKIWPCVYAFL, from the coding sequence ATGCTTCAAGGCATAGAAACTGGTGTGTTAGCCAAGACTTTCACTGACCAGGGGAAGCTCATCCCAGATGATGTCATGACTCAATTGGCCCTTTGTAAGCTGAAGAACCTCACCCAATATAGCTGGCTATTGGATGGTTGTCCAAGGACACTTCAACAGGCAGAAGCCTTGGATAGAGCTTATCAAATAGACACAGTAATTAATCTGAAAGTGACTTTTGAGGTTATTAAGCAATGTCTCACTGCTTTCTGGGTTCATCTAGCCAGTGGCCAAGTTGACAACATGGAATTCAACCCTCCCAAAACTGTGGGCATTGATGACCTGACTGGAGAGCCTCTCATTCAGTGTGAGGATGATAAGCCAGAGAGAGTTGTCAAGAGACTGAAGGCTTATGAAATCCAAACAGAGCCAGTACTGGAATATTACCAGAAAAAGGTGGTGTTGGGATGTTGGAACCATTCTCCAGAAGACAAGATCTGGCCCTGTGTCTATGCTTTCCTATGA